A genome region from Deltaproteobacteria bacterium includes the following:
- the ung gene encoding uracil-DNA glycosylase, whose protein sequence is MVELQKSPQRKLHPSWDTLLATEFENDYMKNLRSFLKAELNQNKMIFPKAAHYFESLNRTPFDKVKVVILGQDPYHGPGQAHGLSFSVPASVRPPPSLMNIFKEIHSDLGRAPSVKEDLSYWADQGVLLLNSVLTVEAGLPASHQGKGWERFTDKIIQLLNDKSQNLVFILWGAYAQKKASFVNREKHKVIESVHPSPLSAHRGFLGSKPFSQANEYLKKHNKSEINW, encoded by the coding sequence GTGGTTGAACTTCAGAAATCTCCACAAAGAAAGCTACATCCATCTTGGGACACGCTATTAGCTACTGAGTTTGAGAACGATTATATGAAGAATTTACGTTCTTTTCTTAAAGCTGAGTTAAATCAAAACAAGATGATTTTTCCCAAAGCGGCTCATTATTTTGAATCATTAAATCGAACTCCCTTTGATAAAGTGAAAGTGGTGATATTGGGGCAAGATCCCTACCATGGGCCTGGGCAGGCCCATGGATTGAGTTTCAGTGTGCCTGCTTCTGTGCGGCCTCCGCCTTCTTTAATGAATATTTTTAAAGAAATTCATTCTGATCTAGGAAGAGCACCGTCAGTAAAAGAGGATCTTTCTTACTGGGCGGATCAAGGAGTTCTACTTTTAAATAGTGTTTTAACAGTGGAAGCGGGTTTACCCGCCTCTCATCAGGGAAAAGGTTGGGAGCGATTTACAGATAAAATAATTCAATTATTAAATGATAAATCACAAAATTTAGTTTTTATTTTGTGGGGTGCCTATGCTCAAAAAAAAGCAAGCTTTGTCAATCGAGAGAAACATAAGGTCATCGAATCGGTGCATCCATCGCCTTTGTCAGCTCATCGAGGTTTTCTTGGGAGCAAACCTTTTTCCCAAGCTAATGAATATTTAAAAAAACACAACAAATCAGAAATTAACTGGTGA
- a CDS encoding A/G-specific adenine glycosylase, translating into MKDKVQRLTSWYLQNKRKLPWRQNRDPYLIWISEVMLQQTTVVTVIPYYEKFITQFPTVQKLSSAPIEKVLEYWSGLGYYSRARNLHKSAQLIAENGFPTSYQALMQLPGFGPYTSRAVSSIAFDESTGVLDGNVIRVLSRNFGLKSKWWENKVRVQFQNLVDQIVAHGKASIINQALMELGATVCTPEKPLCSLCPWNKDCFAFANDQTKLLPLKRPRKPITLWSFTPHLVEFKNEILLVKDPEFPFLKKYWFLPGELKKISIKPSHYRFKHSITNNYIYIQDPERFSHKIYSDVDKKNKLWTNKKSISKHSPSSMTKKVLELLE; encoded by the coding sequence ATGAAAGATAAGGTTCAAAGATTAACTTCCTGGTACCTCCAAAACAAAAGAAAATTACCATGGCGTCAAAATAGAGATCCTTATCTGATTTGGATCTCTGAGGTGATGCTTCAACAAACAACTGTCGTCACCGTTATTCCTTACTATGAAAAATTTATTACCCAATTTCCTACGGTACAAAAACTTTCCAGTGCGCCAATTGAAAAGGTTTTAGAATACTGGTCAGGGCTTGGATATTACTCAAGAGCCCGAAATTTGCACAAGAGTGCGCAATTAATTGCAGAAAACGGTTTTCCTACATCTTATCAAGCTTTGATGCAACTCCCAGGCTTTGGTCCCTACACCTCCAGAGCGGTCTCTAGCATTGCATTTGATGAATCCACAGGAGTTTTAGACGGCAATGTGATTCGTGTTTTATCTCGAAACTTTGGTCTAAAATCAAAGTGGTGGGAAAATAAGGTACGCGTGCAGTTTCAAAACTTAGTGGATCAAATTGTAGCCCACGGAAAGGCAAGCATTATCAATCAAGCCCTTATGGAGCTGGGAGCCACAGTTTGTACACCTGAAAAACCCCTTTGCTCTCTTTGTCCTTGGAACAAAGATTGTTTTGCTTTTGCGAATGATCAAACAAAGCTTCTGCCATTGAAAAGACCTAGAAAACCAATAACATTGTGGTCCTTTACTCCCCATTTAGTTGAATTTAAAAATGAGATTTTACTAGTCAAAGATCCAGAATTTCCATTTTTGAAGAAGTATTGGTTTTTACCTGGAGAGTTAAAAAAAATTTCTATAAAACCAAGCCATTATAGATTTAAGCACTCCATCACGAATAACTATATCTATATCCAAGATCCTGAAAGATTTTCTCATAAAATTTATTCTGATGTAGACAAGAAGAATAAACTTTGGACAAACAAAAAATCTATTTCCAAGCACTCCCCCTCTTCAATGACAAAGAAAGTCCTCGAACTCCTAGAATAA